Within Saccharomonospora cyanea NA-134, the genomic segment GCTGTGGAACGACGTGTTCACCCACGCCGAGAAGACCCTCGGCGTCGAGCACGGCACCGTCCGCGCCACGGTGCTGATCGAGACCATCCCGGCCGCCTTCGAGATGGAGGAGATCCTCTACGAGCTGCGCGAGCACGCCTCGGGCCTCAACGCGGGCCGCTGGGACTACCTGTTCAGCGTCATCAAGTACTTCCGCGACGCGGGCGAGAAGTTCATCCTGCCCGACCGCAACAGCGTGACCATGACCGCGCCGTTCATGCGCGCCTACACCGAACTGCTGGTGCGCACCTGCCACAAGCGCGGCGCGTTCGCGATCGGCGGCATGGCCGCGTTCATCCCGAGCAAGGACCCCGAGGTGAACGAGAAGGCGTTCGCCAAGGTGCGCGACGACAAGGCCCGGGAGGCCGGTGACGGCTTCGACGGCTCCTGGGTGGCGCACCCGGGCATGGTCGAGCTGTGCAAGGAGGAGTTCGACAAGGTGCTCGGCGAGAGGCCGAACCAGCTCGACCGCCTCCGCGAGGACGTCTCCGTGACGGCCGACCAGCTGCTCGACGTCGCCGCCACCGAGGGCCGCGCCACCAGGGAAGGCCTGCGCGGGGCCGTGGACGTCGGCGTGCGCTACATCGCGTCCTGGCTGGGAGGCAACGGCGCGGCGGCGATCCACAACCTCATGGAGGACGCCGCCACCGCCGAGATCTCGCGCTCGCAGGTGTGGCAGTGGGTGCGCAACGGGGTGGAGCTCGACACCGGCGAGAAGGTCACCGCCGACCTCGTGCGCTCGGTGATCGACGAGGTCCGTGGCGAACTCGCCGACGTGGTCCCCGCCGACCTGCTCGCCCCGTCGGTGGAGCTGTTCGAGCAGGTGGCGCTCGCCGAGCAGTTCGCCGACTTCCTCACGCTGCCCGCGTACGAGCGGATCAAGTGACCCTCCGCCGTGCCCCGGCCGCGCCCGTTCGGGCGGGCCGGGGCACGGCTACCCTGTCGGTGTGGACGTGGTGATCGACCTCAACAGCGACCTGGGCGAGGGCTTCGGCGCCTGGCCGCTCGGGGACGACGAAGCGCTGCTGGACGTGGTGACCAGCGCCAACGTGGCGTGCGGTTTCCACGCGGGCGATCCGAGTGTGCTACGCCGGGTCACCGAGCGCGCCGCCGAACGTGGTGTGGCGATCGGCGCGCAGGTCGGTTACCGCGACCTGGCCGGGTTCGGTCGCCGCTTCATCGACATGGACCCACACGACCTGGCCAACGACGTCATCTACCAGATCGGCGCGCTCGACGGGTTCGCCCGGGTCGCCGGCTCGGCCGTGTGCTACGTCAAGCCGCACGGCGCGCTCTACAACGCCGTGGTCTCCCACGCGGAGCAGGCCGCCGCCGTGGTGGAGGCGATCCGGCGCTACGACCCCACCCTTCCCGTGCTGGGGCTGCCCGGCTCGGAGCTGGTGAAACAGGCCGAGGAGGCGGGTCTGGCCGTGGTGCTGGAGTCGTTCGCCGACCGCGCCTACACCCCGGAGGGCACGTTGGTGTCGCGCCGCGAGCCGCATGCCGTGGTCCGCGATCCCGGCGAGGTCGTCGAACGCAGCGTGCGCATGGCCGTCGAGGGTGCCGTGCGCGCCGTGGACGGCAGCGTGCTGACGCTGCGCCCCCGGTCCCTGTGCGTCCACGGGGACACACCCGGTGCCGTGGACCTCGCGCGCAGGGTTCGCAAGGCGCTCGCCGATGCGGGCGTCTCGGTGAGGTCTTTCGTCGCAGTCGACTGAGCGGGCTCCTCAGGCCGGGGTGAACGAGAGTCGTCGCCCCGTGAGCTGACCAGGCTGGATGCGCAGGTACTGGTCGCGGTGGCCCGGCGCCCATGGCCGGTCACGGAAGTCGGTGACCCGCACCAGCGTGTCGATGTCGGTGATGACCGTGGCGGTGCCGAGCAGTACGACGCTCCATCCGGTGTGGCTGGTGTTGTCGATGTGGTCGACCTCGAACGCCACGACGTTGCCCGCGACCCGGCTCGCCCACGAGTCCGCCGAAGTCCTGATGATCACGTCACGGCCGTCGAGGACGTAGTTCACCGGGCGGATGGCGGGTAGCGCCTTCTCTGTGAAGACGAGCC encodes:
- the aceB gene encoding malate synthase A, which gives rise to MSDVRVLGAAVERGDEILTDEALEFLAGLHSSFAATRDELLAARVRRREEAKRTGRLDFLPETKEIRESEWKVAEAPPALCDRRVEITGPTDRKMAINALNSGAKVWLADLEDANTPHWANVVSGQVNLYDAVRKTIELDTGKKHYKLRDDVEHATIVVRPRGWHLDEHNLEFGGRKAVGALVDFGLYFFHNAKELLNRGAGPYFYLPKMESHLEARLWNDVFTHAEKTLGVEHGTVRATVLIETIPAAFEMEEILYELREHASGLNAGRWDYLFSVIKYFRDAGEKFILPDRNSVTMTAPFMRAYTELLVRTCHKRGAFAIGGMAAFIPSKDPEVNEKAFAKVRDDKAREAGDGFDGSWVAHPGMVELCKEEFDKVLGERPNQLDRLREDVSVTADQLLDVAATEGRATREGLRGAVDVGVRYIASWLGGNGAAAIHNLMEDAATAEISRSQVWQWVRNGVELDTGEKVTADLVRSVIDEVRGELADVVPADLLAPSVELFEQVALAEQFADFLTLPAYERIK
- a CDS encoding LamB/YcsF family protein — protein: MDVVIDLNSDLGEGFGAWPLGDDEALLDVVTSANVACGFHAGDPSVLRRVTERAAERGVAIGAQVGYRDLAGFGRRFIDMDPHDLANDVIYQIGALDGFARVAGSAVCYVKPHGALYNAVVSHAEQAAAVVEAIRRYDPTLPVLGLPGSELVKQAEEAGLAVVLESFADRAYTPEGTLVSRREPHAVVRDPGEVVERSVRMAVEGAVRAVDGSVLTLRPRSLCVHGDTPGAVDLARRVRKALADAGVSVRSFVAVD
- a CDS encoding pyridoxamine 5'-phosphate oxidase family protein — its product is MTAPVEMRELSEVECLDLLRTEPVGRLVFTEKALPAIRPVNYVLDGRDVIIRTSADSWASRVAGNVVAFEVDHIDNTSHTGWSVVLLGTATVITDIDTLVRVTDFRDRPWAPGHRDQYLRIQPGQLTGRRLSFTPA